A region from the Hylaeus volcanicus isolate JK05 chromosome 6, UHH_iyHylVolc1.0_haploid, whole genome shotgun sequence genome encodes:
- the LOC128878636 gene encoding uncharacterized protein LOC128878636, whose product MAKSRITNKAPRKEGFNRSGHSMNPERPTEGLKGVAKVRSKATIKRLQMYRNQKPKRDRTGKIISPAPFQGWQASGTMARVEPSQRWFGNSRVISQNALQKFQDELGKAMKDPYNVVMKPSQLPVTLLQQKAANARAHLLDTESFDSVFGPKKIRKKPNLTTSTYDELQKLVEQKEEVYDREKDSKDLDLVRPDTGVRDLQRDWVMAAGQSKRIWNELYKVIDSSDVILQVLDARDPLGTRSPPVEKYLKTEKPHKHLMFILNKVDLVPTWVTQRWVAILSAEYPTVAFHASLTHPFGKGSLINLLRQFAKLHMDKKQISVGFIGYPNTGKSSIINTLKSKKVCKVAPIAGETKVWQYITLMRRIYLIDCPGVVYPSAETDTEKVLKGVVRVELVQNPEDYIEDVLSRVKAEYIRKTYKIMEWEDHIDFLEKLARRSGKLLKKGEPDISIVSRMVLNDWQRGKLPFYVAPPGFEEPLSNATIINESPVENGNMEHENNDTNTENTETVQSKEPKKVQLAVIQDFRKIRVGLPYSNEDIRNDLNCNESVDKENKDRMESSLVLDDSDIDEIEGECNTEVDEVLSTENKENDESNKSLEDEDNGERQSSDDESRLSLKKDTLLQSAYDIIEEDYDSSSSETFNANTVSSSGAFKISSVSSKTEESLKSKKKLTSKQRRAIERANKRKKIGSNFYEVSNVKNRNRNRKVPKIKRK is encoded by the coding sequence ATGGCAAAGTCACGCATTACGAATAAAGCTCCGAGAAAAGAGGGATTCAATCGTTCAGGTCACAGTATGAATCCCGAACGACCCACGGAAGGGCTAAAAGGCGTAGCTAAAGTTCGATCGAAAGCAACGATTAAAAGACTACAAATGTATCGTAATCAAAAGCCCAAGCGTGATCGTACAGGTAAAATAATTAGTCCAGCTCCATTCCAAGGCTGGCAAGCGTCTGGTACTATGGCTCGCGTGGAACCTTCGCAAAGGTGGTTTGGTAATTCAAGAGTGATCTCCCAGAAtgctttgcaaaaatttcaagaCGAATTAGGGAAAGCTATGAAAGATCCTTATAATGTTGTTATGAAACCTAGTCAATTACCAGTAACTCTACTTCAACAAAAGGCTGCAAACGCAAGGGCACATTTATTGGATACAGAAAGTTTTGATAGTGTCTTTGGCCCAAAGAAAATACGGAAAAAACCGAATTTAACAACGTCAACGTACGACGAGTTACAGAAATTAGTAGAACAGAAAGAGGAAGTGTATGATAGGGAAAAGGATTCTAAAGATCTTGATCTGGTACGTCCTGATACAGGTGTAAGAGATTTACAAAGAGACTGGGTTATGGCAGCGGGACAGAGTAAGAGAATTtggaatgaattatataaagttATTGATTCTTCTGATGTTATTTTACAAGTATTAGATGCCAGAGATCCGTTAGGAACTAGATCTCCCCCGGTAGAAAAGTATCTTAAAACTGAAAAACCTCATAAGCATTTaatgttcattttaaataaagtagatCTTGTACCAACATGGGTTACACAAAGATGGGTTGCAATTTTGAGTGCAGAGTATCCAACGGTGGCGTTTCACGCTTCGTTGACGCATCCGTTTGGCAAAGGTTCcctaataaatttattacgtcAGTTTGCGAAATTACATATGGACAAAAAGCAAATTAGTGTAGGTTTTATAGGGTATCCCAATACAGGAAAAAgttcaattataaatacattgaaatcAAAGAAGGTGTGTAAGGTTGCACCGATAGCAGGTGAAACGAAAGTATGGCAATACATTACTTTGATgcgtcgtatttatttaatagacTGTCCAGGTGTAGTTTATCCATCGGCAGAAACCGATACAGAAAAAGTTTTGAAAGGTGTAGTAAGAGTAGAACTTGTCCAAAATCCAGAAGACTATATCGAGGATGTTTTATCGCGAGTAAAAGCAGAATATATACGCAAAACTTATAAAATTATGGAATGGGAAGATCACATCGATTTCTTAGAGAAATTGGCTCGTAGAAGCGGAAAATTGTTGAAGAAAGGGGAACCAGATATATCCATCGTTTCGCGGATGGTTTTAAATGATTGGCAGCGTGGAAAATTACCTTTCTATGTAGCCCCTCCTGGTTTCGAAGAACCATTATCAAATGCTACGATTATTAACGAGTCTCCTGTCGAAAATGGTAACATGGAACACGAAAATAACGATACTAATACAGAAAACACTGAAACTGTACAGAGCAAAGAACCAAAAAAGGTTCAGCTAGCTGTGATACaggattttcgaaaaataaggGTTGGTTTACCATATTCAAACGAGGATATTAGAAATGACTTAAACTGTAACGAATCTGTAGATAAGGAAAATAAAGATAGAATGGAAAGTAGTTTAGTTTTAGATGATAGTGATATCGATGAAATTGAAGGCGAATGTAATACCGAAGTTGACGAAGTATTATCAAcggaaaacaaagaaaacgatgaaagtaataaaagtttgGAGGACGAGGATAACGGAGAAAGACAATCTTCTGATGATGAGAGTCGTCTCTCGTTAAAAAAGGATACTTTGTTACAAAGTGCATACGATATTATAGAGGAGGACTATGATTCTAGCAGTAGCGAAACGTTTAACGCAAATACTGTATCGAGTAGTGGCGCGTTCAAAATTTCCTCTGTATCTTCCAAAACAGAGGAATCTTTGAaaagcaaaaagaaattgaCGAGTAAACAACGTCGAGCTATAGAAAGAGCtaataaacgaaagaaaattggtAGCAATTTTTACGAAGTTTCTAACGTGAAGAATAGAAATAGGAATAGGAAAGTTCCAAAAATCAAGAGAAAATAG
- the LOC128878639 gene encoding mediator of RNA polymerase II transcription subunit 21, which translates to MADRLTQLQDTINQQAEHFCNSVGILQQYSTPSKFPGFDRVGTPQPHQPQEDYAALFATLIARCAKDIDTLIESLPSEESSQELQVASLSRLEQENQEAGEQLEEVVKQGEALLQRIQAALQDIAQSQLDMQDPAPTSIININLNTNVSFKQDSVNSVNTVPSNNAHPLSERSPSSIN; encoded by the exons atggcggatcGTCTAACGCAATTACAAGATACCATAAAtcaa CAAGCTGAACATTTTTGTAACAGCGTGGGCATTTTACAACAATATTCTACCCCCAGTAAATTTCCTGGTTTCGATCGTGTAGGAACACCACAGCCGCATCAACCTCAAGAAg ATTATGCAGCATTATTTGCAACCTTAATAGCAAGATGTGCAAAAGATATCGATACTTTGATAGAAAGTTTGCCTAGCGAAGAATCATCACAAGAACTACAGGTCGCGAGTCTTAGTCGTCTCGAACAGGAGAATCAAGAAGCCGGTGAACAATTAGAAGAAGTTGTAAAGCAAGGAGAAGCGCTTCTACAAAGGATTCAAGCTGCTTTGCAGGATATCGCCCAAAGTCAATTAGATATGCAAGACCCAGCGCCTACgtctataattaatattaatcttaatACAAACGTGAGTTTCAAACAGGACAGTGTGAATTCTGTAAATACAGTGCCCTCTAATAACGCGCATCCGTTGTCTGAACGATCACCGAGTTCCATAAATtaa